Proteins co-encoded in one Aminivibrio sp. genomic window:
- a CDS encoding GatB/YqeY domain-containing protein, with the protein MIDLEKRISDDLLAAMKEKKEMELSSLRMLKAEFQRAKTEKGHAGELSEDEVISVIQRLVKQRREAADQYTAVGAGDRAARELKEALFIETYLPEQLSDEELGQIVEEAGALAKATGPKDMGRVMGKVMAAVRGRADGKRVRARVQEYLQSLVE; encoded by the coding sequence GTGATTGATCTCGAGAAACGGATTTCAGACGATCTCCTTGCCGCCATGAAAGAGAAGAAGGAGATGGAGCTGTCCTCCCTCCGAATGCTCAAGGCGGAGTTCCAGCGGGCCAAAACGGAGAAGGGACACGCCGGCGAGCTGTCGGAGGACGAGGTCATATCCGTGATCCAGCGGCTTGTGAAGCAGCGCCGCGAGGCGGCAGACCAGTACACGGCCGTCGGAGCGGGCGATCGTGCAGCCCGGGAACTGAAAGAGGCTCTGTTCATCGAGACTTATCTTCCGGAACAGCTCAGTGACGAAGAACTCGGTCAGATCGTCGAGGAGGCGGGCGCCCTTGCGAAAGCCACCGGTCCCAAGGACATGGGCCGGGTCATGGGCAAGGTTATGGCTGCAGTCAGGGGTCGCGCCGACGGGAAAAGGGTCAGGGCCAGGGTTCAGGAATATCTCCAGTCCCTTGTCGAATAG
- the rpsU gene encoding 30S ribosomal protein S21, which produces MTTVVRRENESLDDALRRFKREVSKVGTLREVRKREHYEKPSEAKKTKRAEAARKRRTKSRG; this is translated from the coding sequence ATGACGACTGTCGTTCGGAGAGAAAACGAATCCCTTGATGACGCTCTCAGACGGTTCAAACGCGAGGTCTCCAAGGTAGGGACCCTGCGCGAGGTGCGCAAGAGAGAGCACTACGAGAAGCCCAGTGAAGCGAAGAAGACGAAACGGGCCGAAGCCGCGCGGAAGAGGCGGACCAAGTCCAGGGGGTAG
- the nrdR gene encoding transcriptional regulator NrdR produces the protein MRCPSCGAMETRVIETRTADEGRVVRRRRECPECSSRFTTYEKAEEKRTLRVIKKDGSRESFGRDKIIRGISRACEKLPVSLEQIEDLASKIEDDLKTEGYGEVPVSEIGRRVMEGLRKINQVAYVRFASVYREFTDLQSFQHEIARLIGEKEVSGNGEED, from the coding sequence ATGAGATGTCCATCCTGCGGAGCCATGGAAACACGGGTCATCGAGACCCGGACCGCCGACGAAGGCCGGGTGGTCCGTCGGCGGAGGGAGTGTCCCGAGTGCTCCAGCCGCTTCACCACCTATGAGAAGGCCGAGGAGAAGCGAACCCTGCGGGTGATCAAGAAGGACGGAAGCAGGGAGAGCTTCGGCCGGGACAAGATCATCCGGGGCATAAGCAGGGCCTGCGAAAAGCTCCCCGTCTCCCTTGAACAGATAGAAGACTTGGCCTCGAAGATCGAGGACGATCTCAAGACGGAAGGGTACGGCGAGGTTCCCGTGTCGGAGATCGGCCGGAGGGTCATGGAAGGCCTCCGGAAGATCAACCAGGTTGCCTACGTCCGGTTTGCCTCGGTCTACAGGGAGTTCACGGATCTTCAGAGTTTCCAGCACGAAATTGCCCGTCTCATCGGCGAAAAGGAGGTTTCCGGAAATGGCGAAGAAGACTGA